One genomic segment of Tripterygium wilfordii isolate XIE 37 chromosome 9, ASM1340144v1, whole genome shotgun sequence includes these proteins:
- the LOC120005705 gene encoding uncharacterized protein LOC120005705, with translation MSTSGSGNATASIRRKNASGSRNDIGWEYGIEVGHDAKKVQCKFCAKISSGGIYRFKHHLACTNDNVGACRSVPDDVRKRMLEILSQGMEAKERKSLLRQHEIGSSVSETLPESQTRMTSAMYKGKGKKNSTQVTMNELFKKDLRKSACRSIGRWLYTCGIPFNTVRSPEFTKMFEEVARHGPGFKAPSYHEVRETMLNEEVKETRDYIEIHKAEWRRVGCSIMSDGWTDKKRRTICNFLVNSPRGTVFLESLDTSDFSKTAQKIFELLDRVVEEVGEENVVQVITDNDASYKAAGSLLMEKRKHLFWTPCAAHCIDLMLEDFEKKLKVHRVTIKQGRKITTYIYSRTLLISMLKQFTEGRDLIRPAVTRFATAYLTLGCLSEHKGALMTMFSSSKWKESKFVRTEEGKGVENIVLDSRFWRDVGICLKAALPLMKVLRLVDSDEQAAMPFLYEEMDCAKEKIQANFNNVARNYTPIWKIIDERWTKQLHRPLHAAAHYLNPRIHYRPSFNPNDKEVKNGLFDSLDTLVKERNERNTIISQLDIFHHGQCMFSRIDARDLLEKKHPADWWNTYGDDVPELQRFAIRVLSLTCSSSGCERNWSAFEMVHTKKRNRLHQKKMNDLVFVMYNSKLKNKKFRSMELPTFEDIGSDNEWITEGGVDVPSPNEDVNAQIVEPVGNDGIHDMTIELDSNPIEDEDIEENVNMEEGEGDEYNGSDGGGSGEDDDLDDLC, from the exons atgTCAACTTCTGGTTCTGGAAATGCAACTGCAAGTATTAGGAGAAAAAATGCTTCAGGGAGTAGAAATGATATAGGATGGGAATATGGTATTGAGGTTGGTCATGATGCAAAGAAGGTGCAATGTAAATTTTGTGCCAAAATTAGCAGCGGAGGTATATATCGTTTTAAGCATCACCTTGCTTGTACAAACGATAATGTAGGAGCTTGTCGAAGTGTACCCGATGATGTGAGGAAGAGAATGTTGGAGATTTTGTCTCAAGGTATGGAAGCTAAGGAAAGGAAGAGTTTGTTGCGTCAACATGAAATTGGGAGCTCAGTTAGTGAAACACTACCTGAGTCTCAAACTAGGATGACATCAgctatgtataagggtaaagggaaaaaaaattctactcAAGTGACCATGAATGAGCTATTCAAGAAAGATTTGAGAAAAAGTGCATGTAGAAGTATTGGGAGGTGGCTTTACACTTGTGGTATTCCTTTCAACACAGTCAGAAGTCCAGAGTTCACAAAAATGTTTGAAGAGGTAGCTAGACATGGTCCTGGTTTTAAAGCTCCCTCTTACCATGAAGTTAGGGAGACTATGCTCAATGAGGAAGTGAAGGAGACGAGGGATTACATTGAGATACATAAGGCTGAATGGAGAAGAGTAGGGTGTAGCATTATGTCTGATGGCTGGACAGataaaaagaggagaacaaTATGCAATTTCTTGGTGAATAGTCCTAGAGGGACTGTCTTTTTGGAGTCCTTGGACACGTCAGATTTTTCAAAAACAGCACAAAAAATTTTTGAGTTGTTGGATAGGGTTGTTGAGGAAGTTGGGGAAGAAAATGTTGTGCAAGTGATTACTGATAATGATGCATCTTATAAGGCGGCAGGTTCATTGTTGATGGAGAAGAGGAAACATTTATTTTGGACACCATGTGCAGCACATTGCATAGACTTGATGTTGGAGGATtttgagaagaaattgaaggtcCATCGTGTGACTATCAAACAAGGTAGGAAGATAACCACATACATATATTCCAGAACATTGCTCATTTCCATGTTGAAACAGTTTACCGAGGGGAGAGATTTGATTAGACCTGCTGTTACTAGGTTTGCTACGGCATATTTGACTTTAGGATGCCTTAGTGAACACAAGGGTGCATTAATGACTATGTTTTCATCTTCAAAGTGGAAGGAAAGCAAGTTTGTACGCACTGAAGAAGGGAAAGGGGTTGAAAACATTGTACTTGATAGTAGATTTTGGAGAGATGTTGGCATATGTCTTAAGGCTGCATTACCATTGATGAAAGTGCTTCGCTTGGTGGATTCGGATGAGCAAGCCGCTATGCCTTTCTTATATGAAGAGATGGATTGTGCAAAGGAGAAAATTCAAGCTAATTTCAATAATGTGGCAAGAAA TTATACGCCTATTTGGAAGATTATTGATGAGAGGTGGACTAAGCAACTTCATAGGCCATTACATGCTGCAGCCCACTATCTAAACCCCCGAATTCATTATCGTCCAAGCTTCAATCCTAATGATAAGGAGGTTAAAAATGGGTTGTTTGATAGCTTGGATACGTTGGTGAAGGAACGAAATGAAAGAAATACAATAATCTCACAGCTTGATATATTCCATCATGGTCAATGTATGTTTTCTAGGATTGATGCTAGGGATTTATTAGAGAAAAAGCATCCTGCTGATTGGTGGAACACTTATGGAGATGATGTTCCCGAACTTCAAAGATTTGCTATTCGAGTGCTTAGTTTAACTTGTAGCTCTTCTGGATGCGAGCGTAACTGGAGTGCATTTGAGATG GTTCATACCAAGAAAAGGAATCGTCTTCaccaaaagaagatgaatgacTTGGTGTTTGTGATGTACAATTCCAAattgaagaataagaaatttaGAAGTATGGAGTTGCCAACCTTTGAAGATATTGGTTCAGATAATGAATGGATCACGGAGGGAGGTGTGGATGTTCCTTCTCCTAATGAGGATGTCAATGCTCAAATTGTTGAACCGGTTGGAAATGATGGGATTCATGATATGACaattgaacttgatagcaacccaattgaggatgaagatatagaagaaaatgtgaatatggaggagggagagggagatgaaTATAATGGGAGTGATGGTGGTGGGAGTGGTGAAGATGATGATCTTGATGATTTGTGTTAA
- the LOC120005204 gene encoding uncharacterized protein LOC120005204 isoform X1 has protein sequence MVMQNFRKKFCGGGLLGEELERTAKGGDVIVDLNSTFEDLYMEGTMKALLRCIYLNCAPRIEASNKAHGTMRAVIAFFTLYSTCCFCKPKNVTENKMHEKTKEADLLKMNRENSPYMKHQMTHEIQIVPDDSRELCFNLSI, from the exons ATGGTCATGCAAAATTTCAGAAAAAA GTTCTGTGGTGGGGGGTTATTGGGGGAGGAGCTGGAGAGAACTGCGAAGGGCGGTGATGTAATTGTTGACTTAAATTCGACATTTGAAGATTTATACATGGAAGGTACGATGAAG GCACTTTTGCGTTGCATCTATCTCAACTGTGCCCCTCGCATTGAAGCTTCTAACAAGGCACATGGAACTATGCGTGCTGTGATCGCCTTCTTTACACTTTATTCAACCTGCTGTTTTTGCAAGCCGAAGAATGTGA CGGAGAATAAGATGCATGAGAAAACAAAGGAAGCAGATTTACTAAAG ATGAATAGAGAAAACAGCCCCTATATGAAACACCAAATGACGCATGAGATTCAGATTGTGCCAGACGACTCACGTGAGCTTTGCTTTAATTTATCTATTTAA
- the LOC120005204 gene encoding uncharacterized protein LOC120005204 isoform X3, whose protein sequence is MVMQNFRKKFCGGGLLGEELERTAKGGDVIVDLNSTFEDLYMEGTMKALLRCIYLNCAPRIEASNKAHGTMRAVIAFFTLYSTCCFCKPKNVTENKMHEKTKEADLLKVKLEEFMILEVNRC, encoded by the exons ATGGTCATGCAAAATTTCAGAAAAAA GTTCTGTGGTGGGGGGTTATTGGGGGAGGAGCTGGAGAGAACTGCGAAGGGCGGTGATGTAATTGTTGACTTAAATTCGACATTTGAAGATTTATACATGGAAGGTACGATGAAG GCACTTTTGCGTTGCATCTATCTCAACTGTGCCCCTCGCATTGAAGCTTCTAACAAGGCACATGGAACTATGCGTGCTGTGATCGCCTTCTTTACACTTTATTCAACCTGCTGTTTTTGCAAGCCGAAGAATGTGA CGGAGAATAAGATGCATGAGAAAACAAAGGAAGCAGATTTACTAAAGGTAAAGCTTGAG GAGTTTATGATACTAGAGGTGAACCGATGTTAG
- the LOC120005204 gene encoding uncharacterized protein LOC120005204 isoform X2, with product MVMQNFRKKFCGGGLLGEELERTAKGGDVIVDLNSTFEDLYMEGTMKALLRCIYLNCAPRIEASNKAHGTMRAVIAFFTLYSTCCFCKPKNVTENKMHEKTKEADLLKMNRENSPYMKHQMTHEIQIVPDDSHHQK from the exons ATGGTCATGCAAAATTTCAGAAAAAA GTTCTGTGGTGGGGGGTTATTGGGGGAGGAGCTGGAGAGAACTGCGAAGGGCGGTGATGTAATTGTTGACTTAAATTCGACATTTGAAGATTTATACATGGAAGGTACGATGAAG GCACTTTTGCGTTGCATCTATCTCAACTGTGCCCCTCGCATTGAAGCTTCTAACAAGGCACATGGAACTATGCGTGCTGTGATCGCCTTCTTTACACTTTATTCAACCTGCTGTTTTTGCAAGCCGAAGAATGTGA CGGAGAATAAGATGCATGAGAAAACAAAGGAAGCAGATTTACTAAAG ATGAATAGAGAAAACAGCCCCTATATGAAACACCAAATGACGCATGAGATTCAGATTGTGCCAGACGACTCAC ATCATCAAAAGTAA
- the LOC120005706 gene encoding UDP-glycosyltransferase 43-like, which translates to MTKYHVFFVSTPAIGNLVPIVEFAHRLVHRDRRISATVLIITFSERPILNEYVRSRAASTKEIKFVHLPTEDPLSPDQYQSSLAYLSLFYEKHKSHVKHAITEQSELDAATDTVRIAGLFVDMFSTSMIDVANELGIPSYIFFASPASFLGLMLHLPILDTQLATELVDSETELIIPSFVNPLPHSVLPSIVLERKDAYSWCLRHGRRYREAKGIIVNTHRELESHAINSISKSELPPIYPVGPVLDFDGSERWHPDRTRHEWITEWLDNQPETSVVFLCFGSMGCLSEAQVKEIGLGLEGSGLRFLWSVREPPKGKLDLPGEYTNMKDVLPEGFLDRTEGIGLVTGWVPQARILAHRSIGGFVSHCGWNSILEGLWYGVPIATWPLYAEQQMNAFQLVRELGLAVEIRVDYRKGSDLVLAEELERGIKLLMDGDGEIGRKVKEMMEKSRMAVMENGSSYVSLGSLIDKLTANN; encoded by the coding sequence ATGACCAAGTACCATGTCTTCTTTGTCTCTACACCTGCAATCGGAAACCTTGTTCCGATCGTCGAATTCGCGCACCGCCTCGTCCATCGCGACCGTCGAATCTCCGCCACTGTGCTAATCATCACCTTTAGCGAGAGACCAATACTGAACGAGTATGTTCGATCACGCGCAGCCTCTACCAAAGAAATCAAGTTCGTTCATCTCCCTACAGAGGACCCTCTCTCGCCTGATCAGTACCAATCTTCTTTAGCTTACTTGTCCCTGTTTTATGAAAAGCACAAATCCCATGTCAAACATGCCATCACCGAGCAATCAGAGCTGGACGCGGCTACTGACACGGTCCGAATCGCCGGGTTATTCGTCGACATGTTCAGTACATCGATGATCGACGTTGCTAATGAACTCGGCATTCCTTCGTATATTTTCTTTGCATCTCCGGCTAGCTTTTTAGGGCTTATGCTCCACTTGCCGATCTTGGACACGCAACTCGCCACTGAACTCGTTGACTCGGAAACCGAGCTAATCATCCCGAGTTTTGTTAACCCGCTGCCTCATTCGGTGTTGCCGTCGATAGTATTGGAGAGAAAAGATGCGTACTCCTGGTGCTTACGCCATGGACGAAGATACAGAGAGGCCAAGGGTATTATCGTAAATACGCATCGAGAGCTTGAGTCTCACGCGATCAATTCCATTTCGAAGAGCGAGTTACCGCCTATTTATCCAGTTGGGCCGGTGCTTGACTTCGATGGATCGGAGCGGTGGCATCCGGACCGGACCCGGCATGAATGGATTACGGAGTGGCTGGACAATCAGCCGGAGACGTCAGTGGTGTTCTTGTGTTTCGGAAGCATGGGCTGTCTTAGTGAGGCCCAGGTGAAGGAGATTGGGCTCGGGCTCGAGGGGAGTGGGCTTCGGTTCTTGTGGTCAGTCCGTGAGCCACCGAAGGGGAAGTTGGATCTTCCTGGTGAGTATACAAATATGAAAGATGTATTGCCAGAAGGTTTTCTGGATCGGACGGAAGGGATTGGTCTAGTAACCGGATGGGTCCCACAAGCTAGGATCTTGGCTCACCGATCAATCGGAGGGTTTGTATCGCATTGTGGATGGAATTCTATACTGGAGGGCCTATGGTATGGTGTGCCAATTGCTACTTGGCCGTTGTATGCAGAGCAGCAGATGAATGCATTTCAATTAGTGAGAGAATTAGGATTAGCAGTCGAGATAAGAGTGGATTACAGGAAGGGCAGTGACTTGGTGTTGGCGGAGGAGTTGGAGAGAGGTATAAAGCTTCTGATGGACGGTGATGGTGAGATCGGAAGGAAGGTCAAGGAAATGATGGAGAAGAGTAGAATGGCTGTGATGGAAAATGGATCTTCATATGTATCATTAGGATCATTGATTGACAAATTAACTGCAAACAATTGA
- the LOC120005707 gene encoding p21-activated protein kinase-interacting protein 1-like — translation MSLIAGSYEKFIWGFKLKPLKHSSDGKTLTLTQLFSYPSHIGPVTCAASCGPAAASGSSDDTIHLYDLHSAASLGSLHDHSATITSLCFYTPSSLSFPRNLISAAADGSVCIFDADPFVHLTTLWPHKKAVNDLAVHPSGKLALTVGRDQCLAMLNLVRGRRSFFCRMGKEATLVKYDLNGENFFMVIGDKIGVHAAEDARLLFELESRKKVLCAAPGESGLLLTGGEDCNITAWDTKSGKAAYCIEDAHSTRVKGIVALSRNDGTTNTDDPYLVASASSDGVIRVWDVRMAAKENPYPLAEAETKSRLTCLAGSSLKSIKRPQMGNSGTKEEPDSKMEVS, via the exons ATGAGTCTGATTGCTGGCTCTTACGAAAAATTCATTTGGGGATTCAAGCTCAAGCCTTTGAAGCACTCCTCGGACGGAAAAACCCTAACTTTGACACAGCTCTTTTCATACCCCTCTCACATCGGTCCTGTGACTTGCGCCGCCTCATGTGGTCCTGCCGCCGCTTCGGGCTCGTCCGATGATACCATACACCTCTACGATCTTCACTCTGCCGCCTCCCTTGGCTCCCTTCACGACCATTCCGCCACCATCACCTCCCTCTGCTTCTATACCCCTTCCTCCCTCTCCTTCCCCCGCAACCTAATATCAGCTGCAGCTGATGGCTCCGTCTGTATCTTTGACGCTGACCCTTTTGTCCACTTGACCACCCTTTGGCCTCACAAGAAGGCTGTCAATGATCTTGCGGTCCATCCTTCCGGCAAGCTCGCTCTGACAGTGGGCCGCGACCAATGCTTGGCTATGTTGAATTTGGTGCGGGGCAGGAGGAGCTTCTTTTGCAGGATGGGAAAGGAAGCCACTTTGGTGAAGTACGACCTGAATGGAGAGAATTTTTTTATGGTTATTGGGGACAAGATTGGAGTACATGCGGCTGAGGACGCAAGGTTGTTGTTTGAATTGGAGAGTCGCAAGAAGGTTCTTTGTGCTGCTCCTGGAGAG AGTGGACTTCTTCTTACTGGCGGTGAGGACTGTAATATTACTGCTTGGGACACAAAAAGTGGAAAGGCTGCATATTGCATTGAAGATGCTCATTCTACCCGTGTGAAAGGAATTGTTGCGCTCAGTAGGAATGATGGTACCACTAACACTGATGATCCATATCTAGTGGCGTCTGCATCGTCAGATGGG GTTATACGTGTTTGGGATGTTCGTATGGCTGCAAAGGAGAATCCTTATCCATTGGCCGAGGCTGAGACAAAATCAAGACTGACTTGTCTGGCTGGATCGTCCCTTAAAT CTATCAAGCGGCCGCAAATGGGCAACAGCGGAACCAAAGAGGAGCCGGATTCCAAAATGGAGGTTTCATAA
- the LOC120005204 gene encoding uncharacterized protein LOC120005204 isoform X4: protein MVMQNFRKKFCGGGLLGEELERTAKGGDVIVDLNSTFEDLYMEGTMKALLRCIYLNCAPRIEASNKAHGTMRAVIAFFTLYSTCCFCKPKNVTENKMHEKTKEADLLKEFMILEVNRC, encoded by the exons ATGGTCATGCAAAATTTCAGAAAAAA GTTCTGTGGTGGGGGGTTATTGGGGGAGGAGCTGGAGAGAACTGCGAAGGGCGGTGATGTAATTGTTGACTTAAATTCGACATTTGAAGATTTATACATGGAAGGTACGATGAAG GCACTTTTGCGTTGCATCTATCTCAACTGTGCCCCTCGCATTGAAGCTTCTAACAAGGCACATGGAACTATGCGTGCTGTGATCGCCTTCTTTACACTTTATTCAACCTGCTGTTTTTGCAAGCCGAAGAATGTGA CGGAGAATAAGATGCATGAGAAAACAAAGGAAGCAGATTTACTAAAG GAGTTTATGATACTAGAGGTGAACCGATGTTAG